From the genome of Fundulus heteroclitus isolate FHET01 chromosome 7, MU-UCD_Fhet_4.1, whole genome shotgun sequence, one region includes:
- the LOC105934887 gene encoding ribosyldihydronicotinamide dehydrogenase [quinone]-like isoform X1, producing the protein MYTKKVLIVYAHQSSGSFNAAAKNAAVEVLTAQGCTVDVSDLYAMGFKATATAEDIKGEVKNAENFCYLEESKLAWEQGKLSADIMEEQSKLTEADLIIFQVLLDISDLFLSAPCCTNSSLPLQFPMYWFSVPAILKGWIDRVLTNGFAFSQEKRYSQGIFKDKKAMLSFTTGSLESMFSPTGINGDMNVTLWPLQNGILHYCGFQVLAPQIFWAPSSALAEDRKSMLESWRTRLQGLLEEKPLSFISLDCFDDKAFQLKPEVHEKHASKEFGLTVGIHLNKPLPPHSQMKAGC; encoded by the exons ATGTATA CAAAGAAAGTGTTGATCGTGTACGCTCACCAGAGCTCTGGATCCTTCAATGCTGCAGCCAAAAATGCTGCTGTGGAGGTTCTGACTGctcagggctgcacagtggacgTGTCTGACCTGTATGCCATGGGCTTTAAAGCCACTGCTACAGCTGAGGACATCAAAG GAGAAGTGAAGAATGCTGAGAACTTCTGTTATCTGGAGGAGAGCAAACTAGCATGGGAGCAGGGAAAACTGTCAGCTGACATCATGGAGGAGCAATCTAAGCTGACTGAGGCAGACCTCATCATCTTTCAGGTACTGCTGGACATCAGTGACTTATTCTTAAGTGCTCCATGTTGTACTAACAGTAGTCTCCCTCTGCAGTTCCCCATGTACTGGTTCAGTGTTCCTGCCATCCTGAAGGGCTGGATTGACCGGGTGCTCACCAATGGCTTTGCCTTTTCTCAAGAGAAGCGCTACAGCCAGGGAATCTTCAAG GACAAGAAGGCCATGCTGTCCTTCACCACTGGGTCTCTAGAATCCATGTTCAGCCCAACTGGTATTAATGGAGACATGAATGTTACACTGTGGCCACTACAG AACGGCATCCTGCACTACTGTGGCTTCCAGGTTCTGGCCCCTCAGATCTTCTGGGCTCCTTCTTCTGCTCTGGCTGAAGATCGCAAGAGCATGCTGGAGAGCTGGCGCACACGACTGCAAGGCCTGCTGGAGGAAAAGCCCCTGTCCTTCATTTCCTTGGACTGCTTTGACGATAAGGCTTTCCAGTTGAAGCCTGAGGTCCACGAGAAACATGCCAGCAAGGAGTTTGGGCTGACGGTGGGCATCCACCTGAACAAGCCGCTGCCCCCTCACAGCCAGATGAAGGCTGGATGTTAA
- the LOC105934887 gene encoding ribosyldihydronicotinamide dehydrogenase [quinone]-like isoform X3 has translation MYTKKVLIVYAHQSSGSFNAAAKNAAVEVLTAQGCTVDVSDLYAMGFKATATAEDIKGEVKNAENFCYLEESKLAWEQGKLSADIMEEQSKLTEADLIIFQFPMYWFSVPAILKGWIDRVLTNGFAFSQEKRYSQGIFKDKKAMLSFTTGSLESMFSPTGINGDMNVTLWPLQNGILHYCGFQVLAPQIFWAPSSALAEDRKSMLESWRTRLQGLLEEKPLSFISLDCFDDKAFQLKPEVHEKHASKEFGLTVGIHLNKPLPPHSQMKAGC, from the exons ATGTATA CAAAGAAAGTGTTGATCGTGTACGCTCACCAGAGCTCTGGATCCTTCAATGCTGCAGCCAAAAATGCTGCTGTGGAGGTTCTGACTGctcagggctgcacagtggacgTGTCTGACCTGTATGCCATGGGCTTTAAAGCCACTGCTACAGCTGAGGACATCAAAG GAGAAGTGAAGAATGCTGAGAACTTCTGTTATCTGGAGGAGAGCAAACTAGCATGGGAGCAGGGAAAACTGTCAGCTGACATCATGGAGGAGCAATCTAAGCTGACTGAGGCAGACCTCATCATCTTTCAG TTCCCCATGTACTGGTTCAGTGTTCCTGCCATCCTGAAGGGCTGGATTGACCGGGTGCTCACCAATGGCTTTGCCTTTTCTCAAGAGAAGCGCTACAGCCAGGGAATCTTCAAG GACAAGAAGGCCATGCTGTCCTTCACCACTGGGTCTCTAGAATCCATGTTCAGCCCAACTGGTATTAATGGAGACATGAATGTTACACTGTGGCCACTACAG AACGGCATCCTGCACTACTGTGGCTTCCAGGTTCTGGCCCCTCAGATCTTCTGGGCTCCTTCTTCTGCTCTGGCTGAAGATCGCAAGAGCATGCTGGAGAGCTGGCGCACACGACTGCAAGGCCTGCTGGAGGAAAAGCCCCTGTCCTTCATTTCCTTGGACTGCTTTGACGATAAGGCTTTCCAGTTGAAGCCTGAGGTCCACGAGAAACATGCCAGCAAGGAGTTTGGGCTGACGGTGGGCATCCACCTGAACAAGCCGCTGCCCCCTCACAGCCAGATGAAGGCTGGATGTTAA
- the LOC105934887 gene encoding ribosyldihydronicotinamide dehydrogenase [quinone]-like isoform X2 yields the protein MAKKVLIVYAHQSSGSFNAAAKNAAVEVLTAQGCTVDVSDLYAMGFKATATAEDIKGEVKNAENFCYLEESKLAWEQGKLSADIMEEQSKLTEADLIIFQVLLDISDLFLSAPCCTNSSLPLQFPMYWFSVPAILKGWIDRVLTNGFAFSQEKRYSQGIFKDKKAMLSFTTGSLESMFSPTGINGDMNVTLWPLQNGILHYCGFQVLAPQIFWAPSSALAEDRKSMLESWRTRLQGLLEEKPLSFISLDCFDDKAFQLKPEVHEKHASKEFGLTVGIHLNKPLPPHSQMKAGC from the exons ATGG CAAAGAAAGTGTTGATCGTGTACGCTCACCAGAGCTCTGGATCCTTCAATGCTGCAGCCAAAAATGCTGCTGTGGAGGTTCTGACTGctcagggctgcacagtggacgTGTCTGACCTGTATGCCATGGGCTTTAAAGCCACTGCTACAGCTGAGGACATCAAAG GAGAAGTGAAGAATGCTGAGAACTTCTGTTATCTGGAGGAGAGCAAACTAGCATGGGAGCAGGGAAAACTGTCAGCTGACATCATGGAGGAGCAATCTAAGCTGACTGAGGCAGACCTCATCATCTTTCAGGTACTGCTGGACATCAGTGACTTATTCTTAAGTGCTCCATGTTGTACTAACAGTAGTCTCCCTCTGCAGTTCCCCATGTACTGGTTCAGTGTTCCTGCCATCCTGAAGGGCTGGATTGACCGGGTGCTCACCAATGGCTTTGCCTTTTCTCAAGAGAAGCGCTACAGCCAGGGAATCTTCAAG GACAAGAAGGCCATGCTGTCCTTCACCACTGGGTCTCTAGAATCCATGTTCAGCCCAACTGGTATTAATGGAGACATGAATGTTACACTGTGGCCACTACAG AACGGCATCCTGCACTACTGTGGCTTCCAGGTTCTGGCCCCTCAGATCTTCTGGGCTCCTTCTTCTGCTCTGGCTGAAGATCGCAAGAGCATGCTGGAGAGCTGGCGCACACGACTGCAAGGCCTGCTGGAGGAAAAGCCCCTGTCCTTCATTTCCTTGGACTGCTTTGACGATAAGGCTTTCCAGTTGAAGCCTGAGGTCCACGAGAAACATGCCAGCAAGGAGTTTGGGCTGACGGTGGGCATCCACCTGAACAAGCCGCTGCCCCCTCACAGCCAGATGAAGGCTGGATGTTAA
- the LOC105934887 gene encoding NAD(P)H dehydrogenase [quinone] 1-like isoform X4 — protein MGFKATATAEDIKGEVKNAENFCYLEESKLAWEQGKLSADIMEEQSKLTEADLIIFQFPMYWFSVPAILKGWIDRVLTNGFAFSQEKRYSQGIFKDKKAMLSFTTGSLESMFSPTGINGDMNVTLWPLQNGILHYCGFQVLAPQIFWAPSSALAEDRKSMLESWRTRLQGLLEEKPLSFISLDCFDDKAFQLKPEVHEKHASKEFGLTVGIHLNKPLPPHSQMKAGC, from the exons ATGGGCTTTAAAGCCACTGCTACAGCTGAGGACATCAAAG GAGAAGTGAAGAATGCTGAGAACTTCTGTTATCTGGAGGAGAGCAAACTAGCATGGGAGCAGGGAAAACTGTCAGCTGACATCATGGAGGAGCAATCTAAGCTGACTGAGGCAGACCTCATCATCTTTCAG TTCCCCATGTACTGGTTCAGTGTTCCTGCCATCCTGAAGGGCTGGATTGACCGGGTGCTCACCAATGGCTTTGCCTTTTCTCAAGAGAAGCGCTACAGCCAGGGAATCTTCAAG GACAAGAAGGCCATGCTGTCCTTCACCACTGGGTCTCTAGAATCCATGTTCAGCCCAACTGGTATTAATGGAGACATGAATGTTACACTGTGGCCACTACAG AACGGCATCCTGCACTACTGTGGCTTCCAGGTTCTGGCCCCTCAGATCTTCTGGGCTCCTTCTTCTGCTCTGGCTGAAGATCGCAAGAGCATGCTGGAGAGCTGGCGCACACGACTGCAAGGCCTGCTGGAGGAAAAGCCCCTGTCCTTCATTTCCTTGGACTGCTTTGACGATAAGGCTTTCCAGTTGAAGCCTGAGGTCCACGAGAAACATGCCAGCAAGGAGTTTGGGCTGACGGTGGGCATCCACCTGAACAAGCCGCTGCCCCCTCACAGCCAGATGAAGGCTGGATGTTAA
- the sik1 gene encoding serine/threonine-protein kinase SIK1, giving the protein MVVMTDTSRAAQPSPAQGRPLQVGFYEIIRTLGKGNFAVVKLAKHKVTKTQVAIKIIDKTRLSPSNLEKIYREVQIMKLLNHPHIIKLYQVMETKDMLYIVTEYAKNGEMFDHLTSNGRMSEDEARKKFWQILTAVDYCHRHHIVHRDLKTENLLLDANMNIKLADFGFGNFYNAGEPLSTWCGSPPYAAPEVFEGKEYEGPQLDIWSLGVVLYVLVCGSLPFDAPSLPTLRQRVTEGRFRIPFFMSQDCENLIRKMLMVDPAKRISVAQIKQHRWMLADPSAAHQTLSHSLTEYNSNLGDYSEPVLGIMNTLGIDRQRTIESLQGSSYNHFSAIYYLLLERVREHRAQQLSRQCGTWTQRPRSTSDSSGPEVIMESGETFRATPFSLPAKNAPPVYSEVECDQGGLFQRVVFPVEASLNRLLWNRSISPNSLLETSITEEVRPRDLEEEEATQTLGPLLPPTTSRRHTLAEVSARFHQCSPPCIVVSPTDGASSDSCLKSSSNPAPAMQTVGEMSTLLALGAEGGARLPAGAPLALSSHLLPQAQSSLPAASFQEGRRASDTSLTQGLKAFRQQLRKNTRTKGLLGLNKIKGLTRQVAPPPSSTRGSRGSLGPAFSEHRSMLEEVLHQQRMLQIQHQPQPQAQATQTGPAQNPLLFLAQKQSPSPPPTSAFAPSSIFDAPATQTVLPPQQQAPAGLWHQTLETSSFSSCSSSPSSSCYASSLSPVASAAYLLEARLHISQQPQPLPFAVLQQRQSAAQGAFPVPSRLAAWSGGSASDVDHGMQELGLAGQQQLSSCVMVK; this is encoded by the exons ATGGTGGTCATGACAGACACCAGCAGGGCTGCTCAGCCCAGCCCTGCGCAGGGGAGGCCACTTCAGGTCGGCTTCTATGAGATCATCCGCACCCTGGGGAAAGGCAACTTTGCAGTGGTGAAACTGGCCAAGCACAAAGTCACCAAAACACAG GTGGCGATAAAGATCATCGATAAGACCAGGCTGAGCCCCTCTAACCTGGAGAAAATCTACAGAGAGGTGCAGATAATGAAGCTGCTCAACCATCCCCACATCATCAAGCTCTACCAG GTCATGGAGACCAAAGACATGCTGTACATCGTGACAGAGTATGCAAAGAACGGAGAGATGTTCG acCACCTGACCTCAAACGGCCGCATGAGCGAAGACGAGGCGCGAAAGAAGTTCTGGCAGATCCTCACAGCCGTGGACTACTGCCACCGACACCACATCGTCCACCGCGACCTCAAAACCGAGAACCTGCTGCTGGATGCCAACATGAACATCAAGCTGGCCG ATTTTGGATTTGGAAACTTCTACAACGCAGGGGAGCCTCTGTCCACGTGGTGCGGCAGCCCGCCTTATGCCGCTCCTGAGGTGTTTGAGGGGAAAGAGTACGAGGGGCCACAGCTTGACATTTGG AGCCTCGGCGTGGTGCTTTACGTCCTGGTCTGCGGCTCTCTTCCGTTCGACGCGCCCAGCCTCCCCACCCTCAGACAGAGAGTCACAGAGGGACGATTCAGGATTCCCTTCTTCATGTCACAAG ACTGTGAAAATCTGATTCGGAAGATGCTAATGGTAGACCCGGCCAAACGGATCAGCGTAGCCCAGATCAAGCAACACCGCTGGATGCTGGCCGACCCGTCGGCCGCCCACCAGACCCTCAGCCATTCGCTCACAGAGTACAACTCCAACCTCGGCGATTACAGCGAACCGGTGCTGGGCATCATGAACACGCTGGGCATCGATCGCCAGAGGACAATCGAG TCCCTGCAGGGCAGCAGCTATAATCACTTCTCCGCAATCTACTACCTGCTGCTGGAGCGAGTGCGAGAGCACCGCGCTCAGCAGCTCAGTCGTCAGTGCGGGACGTGGACCCAGAGACCCAGGAGCACGTCTGACTCCTCCGGCCCAGAG GTTATCATGGAGTCCGGTGAGACCTTTAGAGCTACTCCTTTCTCACTTCCAGCCAAAAACGCTCCTCCCGTGTACTCTGAGGTGGAGTGCGACCAGGGCGGATTATTCCAG cgGGTGGTGTTCCCGGTGGAGGCCAGCCTGAACAGACTGCTGTGGAACCGCTCCATTTCACCCAACAGCCTGCTGGAGACGAGCATCACCGAGGAGGTGCGTCCCAGGGacctggaggaagaggaggccacGCAGACCCTCGGGCCCTTGCTCCCGCCCACAACGTCCCGCAGGCACACTCTGGCGGAGGTCTCCGCCCGTTTCCACCAGTGCAGCCCCCCAT GCATCGTGGTCAGTCCGACAGACGGAGCGTCGTCTGACAGCTGTCTGAAGTCCTCGTCGAATCCCGCTCCCGCAATGCAGACTGTGGGGGAGATGTCAACGCTTCTGGCGTTAGGGGCCGAGGGCGGAGCCCGGCTGCCCGCTGGAGCTCCCCTGGCGCTCTCCTCCCACCTCCTTCCCCAAGCTCAGAGCAGTCTGCCCGCTGCCAGCTTCCAGGAGGGCCGCAGGGCTTCGGACACCTCCCTCACACAAG GCCTCAAAGCTTTCCGCCAGCAGCTGAGGAAAAACACGCGCACCAAGGGTCTCCTGGGCTTGAATAAGATCAAAGGTCTGACGAGGCAGGTCGCTCCCCCGCCCTCCTCCACCCGCGGCAGCCGGGGCTCGCTCGGCCCGGCCTTCTCTGAGCACCGCAGCATGCTGGAGGAGGTGCTGCACCAGCAAAG GATGCTGCAGATCCAGCACCAACCTCAACCCCAGGCCCAAGCCACTCAGACCGGACCCGCCCAGAACCCCCTTCTCTTTCTGGCCCAGAAGCAGTCGCCCTCTCCCCCGCCCACGTCCGCCTTTGCTCCCTCCTCCATCTTTGATGCTCCTGCCACCCAAACCGTCCTGCCTCCCCAGCAGCAGGCGCCAGCGGGCCTCTGGCACCAAACCCTCGAGAcctcctccttctccagctgctcctcctcgcCCTCGTCCAGCTGCTACGCCTCCTCCCTGTCTCCCGTGGCCTCTGCCGCCTACCTGCTGGAGGCTCGCCTGCACATCAGCCAGCAGCCCCAGCCTCTGCCCTTCGCCGTCCTGCAGCAGCGCCAGTCGGCGGCGCAGGGCGCCTTCCCCGTGCCGTCGAGGCTGGCCGCGTGGAGCGGGGGCTCGGCCTCCGACGTGGACCACGGCATGCAGGAGCTGGGCCTGGCCggacagcagcagctcagcagctGCGTGATGGTGAAATAA